gaattttttaaattaaagaatcttctggttttttaatgaatgtccatatgaattcttaattaattttcgcatcatatatgatctaggATAGTCTAACTGGTCATGCCAAGTAATACatgcatttgtattagtaaacttctggtttactttaatatgtgtttcaattgtactaaattgtaacaaattgataattttattatcattccaTTTACTTTGTATCTACGTATAAGTGCTATTATGatatttactactggaaatgtctaaatcaatgtgaatattataatgtcactaggtcaacaaaataaatataatttccaaacaattatatgcaatatttgcttcagggaatatgtcaaaatcttcaaatatctaaaaaaaacttttgcaacttcaggtgcatccaaccataacgagctttaggtagaattatcatattttattgctcataaatagatctttcacagtcaaatattttgctttcaaccccttaatagggatgatgacaaaagaagatcacgAAGATAatcacaatcaattcaatttaataacaagagtaatcaataactcaatcctccctttttcatcctttcaaaatagatatttatagcaatagtaattcatatgaaatataatgttTTCCTCATTTAAAATCTTAATATAAGATCcgttataaatatcttttaaaaccaataaATTAACCATcataagatattaatatattagctcttctagagctttcgactaattttgtactatcaaatattgaaataatatttgtttgttttagtaccaaataagataaatactatctatctataatattaaaaaaaacaaaatatcatatgtggccaataatatttcatatcacattgataacataagttatattTACCCTttaaagagttatcttgagaactcttattgttctcttatttattactatgttcccacttttagtggtccatgagtatatcttttattttctttatgtttacattcacttcggAGAATGCAACAAATCTGGAAAGACAGACTTCTAAACgtctttattgattttttattttataatcaacATCGTAAATATAACGCCCTAAATccagcctagaagtttagaccgaatttcGAAGGTCACATTGGTCACCGAAGTGATTGTAGGAAAGTTTTACAAAACAAATCATCTCAGataccatttcaaacatattTATCATTTTACGAACCAAGAACGTTTCATCCTctggattttaattagaaaaattataaataaatttaatctatGAACAAAGCAAGATTTACGAGAGAAATTCAAAAACAGAACTTGTACCACAATTTTTATAAAACCCTACAAATCAAAATGgtaaatcaaaatgaaaactaaaatgacaactgataaattatttttaaccgATACTGTTCGAGACCTCTATATACTAAGTCTACCAACATAAATCGGAAGTGTACCTGCAAGAGGAAACACTAAaaggggtgagctacacgagctcagtatAAGTTCAAACGGCTAACAACAGATTTCAGAAGTGAACCCCAGATGGCAGTTCAATAGCAAAACATATTACAGACATATGCAGAAACAAAAATCAAACATGAAACCAACACCTCAACACACGTAACAGTTAGAGCACACCAAGTACACACAGAATACTCAACACAAATGTGTTGTTCAGACAAATAGAATACGGTCAGATAGTCTTACACCCCAAACAGATGCACATGAATGCAGTCAAATACTAAAACCCACCCATCTAGCCAACACACCTCTCCATCCCCCGATCACACCCCGAAAGAGCCATAAgagctcatccaaccaaacacaccaattaGGACCttgaaaggcccatccaaccctacatacCAGGAATGTGGACTAAACCACTCAGATAGTAATACGCAGTAGAGCTAGCATATATTCAGTACAGTGCAATGCTGTAGTCTGCTGTACAGACACGTTATAGTttgaactgccagatcagataatagTACGCAGCAAAGTTGACGTACATGCAGTACAATGCGATAAACTGTTGTATGAAAAAGTTGCAGTagaactgccagatcagatcagATCAAAATCAGTCTCCCTTCTCTTCGCAACCATCCCAAAAATTTACTTTATGCAAGTATATGTATGCATACAATCTCATAGAAACAATAAATACATCAGTAGTCAGTTAAACAGAACAGATTTGCACACACACTCAGCTAACCTGGTTTGAAATTAGACATCTCACACAATTagtcacaaataacacataagtCGAAGCCGAGATCAGAGTCTTAACTACCCTCACTAAAGTTTAGCCAAGGGTTAAAACACACAAATacatttttagataaaaaaacaCACACAGAACCAAAAATAAGTGCCTTAgaaccacacagccgtgtggaaaAACCTAGGCCGTGTGGGGGTCAAAACTCCCGTGTGGAgggggcacacggctgtgtggcaaaggcacacgcccatgtgagccaGGGACAAggtcgtgtgaacaggccatgtaaTTCTCTGTCCATTTGTGCTAAAATAGAGTGCAACGCATACACGACAGTATGAGggtctcacacgctcgtgtgcccagGGGACACGGCTGTTAGAAATtgacaaaaatccctaaatagGCCATATGGCCGTATGGCCAGGCcttgtggccaggctgtgtggcaccaaattttgcccaaaaattttaatttctaactacacacggccatgtgaatcAGCATACGTCCGTAtggccacccgtgtggtcacgaaaccacctaAAATAGCCTCAAAAATGTGTTTTCACCCTCGAAGCACTTTTTTGCCCTCAATAACTCGAAATTATACCAAAACTAATAGGTTCTAAGCATAAAACAACGGTACAACTTCAAAAATAATAGATttgcaaacacacacacaaaaattGTTGACTTTTCACAAAGTCGTATCGAAATTCATAGATAAATTAGAAAGGTATGAAACCCACACATGATTCGCAATCAGAGATGCCCGGGCACTAACTCAATGATGGAGGAGCAAAATTCCCGAAATCAGCCAAATaaaaccatttttgaaaattttataaaaataaaaaaaaaaagaaaaggaagatgagaACATCcaggagaaagaaaaataaatgaataattatatattttaaattaaaacaaaaaaaacaaaacaaaataaaaaaattgctcCAAAACGTACACATGATCACTCGAACCCAAAACATTGATGTATACTAACACTCACtaatccaccagaccagcaggctcattctgtcACTTAGACGCGTAACTAAACACAATAGCGCAACCTTCACACTGACCCTAACCATAaaactcaaaacttctaaccctaaaatttgaggcgttacaactcacccctccttaaaaaaatttcgtcctcgaaatttccaactcaAAAAAACAGTGGTATAACACAAGCTACACCATTACGCTCCTGTTGCACACTCTAACTCGAATGGTAACATACCAAATttaagacctcaaacacacaccccgaacacttaaccactgaagtagatacacattaATCTTATCACACACAATTATTATGCTCTAATCAAAACATCGAAACATTCACAACCATACCTGACTCAAAGTCGTCGAGGACACTCCCGTATCCGATGTTCTGTAGTCCTGCATCAAAAACATGCTCCTGCCTTCCTCCAACAACTGCTCAGATGACGCTTCTTACAATGCTTACAAAATGGAGCACTCACATTACTACCAGCACACTCAGCAAAACCATTTTTGCCACTCAAATGCGTTCTAACACGCTTTGCAGAACGAGGCTCCAACCTTAGAGGACTGCGATCTCTTTTCTTCCCGCAATCTACGCACCTAGCTTGAAGCATTTCACTAGTCCCCCTTATCCTAGCCTCAAACACTTCCTCTAGCACTTCCCTCACTACTTGAGTCAATGCCTCAATACCAAGCTCTGGGTTATCGCTACCTGAAGTTGGCGGAATCGCATTGTCCTCCGACTCCAGAACAGGCACATGTCCCAGAGAAGCAGACGGCTTCTCGTAATCTTGCTTACCTTCAGAATCCATATCTATCTTGTGCCTAACTTAGAATATCTACATTTTCAGAAAACGAACACAAAATAAATGCAAAAATCTACATTTCTAGTATCACAATTTTGAATTTCCACCTGAACCAGTTTCGGAGTCTCAAACACCTCATTTCgtaaatcatttccaaaacacaaatcatttcAACTTACTATGGTAAAGTttcccaaaaaaaatttaaaaaaccacGTGCACACACGGATACATAGAAACACAAACCAAGTTTTTacaaacctagctctgataccactaaaagtaacgccctaaacctggcctagaagtttagaccgaatttcGGAGGTCACATTGGTCACCGAAATGATCGTAGGAAAGTTTTACAAAACAAATCATCTTAAataccatttcaaacatattTATCATTTTACGAGCCAAGAACATTTAATCCTCTAGATTTTAATCagaaaaattatagataaatttAATCTATGAACAACGCAAGATTTACGAGTGAAATTCAAAAACAGAACTAGTaccataatttttataaaactctACAAATCAAAATGgtaaatcaaaatgaaaactaaaaagaCAACTGATAAATTATTTTCAACTGATACTGTCCGAGACCTCCGCATATTGAGTCTAGGTAAAAAAATCATAAGTTTACCTGTAAGGAGAAACACtaaagggggtgagctacacgagctcagtgtgagttcaaacGGCTAACAAAAGATTTCAGAAGTGAACCCTAGATGGCAGTTCAAAAGCAAAACATATTATAGACATATGcagaaatagaaatcaaatacgGAACCAACACCGCAACACACGTAATAGTCAGAGCACACCAAGTACACACAGAATACTCAACACAAATGTGTTATTCAGACAAATAGAATACAATCAGATAGTCTTACACCCCAAACAGATGCACATGAATGCAGTCAAGTActaaaacccacccatccagctaACAAACCTCTCCAtcccccgatcacaccttaaAAGAGCCGTAAgagctcatccaaccaaacacaccaattaggacctcgaaaggcccatccaaccctacacaccatgaaTGTGGACTAAGCCGCTCAGATAGTAATACACAGTAGAGCTAGCATATATTCAGTACAATGCAATGCGGTAGGCCGTTGTACAGACACATTGCAGTTTAAACTGCCAGATCAAATAATAGTACGCAGTAAAACTGATATACATGCGGTACAGTGCGATAAAAAATTGTACGAAAAAGTTACAGTAGAACTACCAGATCAGATCAGAATCAGTctcccttctcttcacaaccaacccAAAAATTTACTTTATGCaagtatatatatgcatacaaTCTCACAGAAACAATGAACACATCAACAGTCAGTTAAACAGAACAGATATGCACACACACTCAGCTAACCGAGTTCGGAATCAGACATCTCACACAATCagtcacaaataacacataagcCAAAACCCAGATTAGAGTCTTAACTACCCTTACTATATCTTAGTCAAGGGTTGAAACACACAGACACATTTTTAGGTAAAAAacatacacaaaacaaaaaaataaatgccttaggaccacacggtcgtgtgctccGGTCAGGTGGAAAAACCTGCGTCTTATGGGGGTTAAAACACCCCTGTGGAGGGAGGCACACAGCCGTATGGCAGAGGCACACGTCCATGTGAGTCAGGGATATGGctgtgtgaacaggtcgtgtaaCTCTGTCTATTTGTGCTAAAATAGAGTGCAGGGCATACACGGCAATGTGAGGGTCTCACATGCCCGTATGCCCACTAGACACGGTCGTGTCCAAAACACACGTCCATGTAggatccctaaatccccaaattagccacacggtcgtgtggcaccAAATCACTAAATCCCTAGTTCCCAAACACACACGCTTGTGTACCCaggggacacgaccatgtggaaatcaacaaaaatccccaaatcggACACACAACTGTATGGCACCAAATTTTTcccaaaaaccctaattcctaacTGCACACAGCCTTGTGAATCGGCATACACCTATGTGGCCATCCGTGTGGTCACGAAAGCAATAGAGATTTAATTCTTCATTATAAAATAAAGTGAGATGGaaagaataaagaacaaataaaatatgaaagcaatagagaatgtaatttattgatcaaaaggagtgattacaatgcttcattagagtctctatttataggcataagaagtataaaagaagtagagatttaattctaataactattagaatttaaagtacatcaaaactttatcttggtcatgatggacatccacttaataagatatttataataaaaatattattttttacagtATTTTCCTAACTTTTATTGtaaataaaaggtaaaaagatATATTTAATCCCtctcaattttaaatttgagtaaattaGTCACTCTCAACAAAATTgaagcaatttaatccctttcaattttgaaagtgagcaactaGGAACAATTAGCCATGACTTTAATGTCTTCCAtcaattggtataataacaaatttagccttcaagGTTTATATAGTTTGTCATTTTGGCcttaactcttaaaaaaattaacaaatttagcctctaCATTTATACAAATGTTACAGAATAAATTTCTTAAATTAGAACCAAATTGACAGAATGTGTAAAATTTGAgggctaattttgttattatagcaATCAAAATCATGTACAGTTGACGAAAAACATTAACGCCGTAATTAATTTTCCTTAGTTGCTTACTTTCAAAATTAACAGAGACAAAAttactctatttttttaaaacgattgttcaattttgaaattgaaaaggaCTGGAAAAgtctttttacttaaataaaactATGATGATAGTTTAATCTCacattaaatcattttatttaataaatgtttatatttttattaaaatgttaataaaatgaaatatatttcaattaatacaTACCATCCTCTcgcataaaattaaattttaataatatattcaaaatattacaaatatattgtAGTAAATAGTAAAGAGCCATAGGAGTTTAAATGGATTTTTATTCTTTAGCCAAAATGTATTGTGTAGGTGGAACCCATGGATGTGGCAGAGCCGTAGCCCGTAGGAGAGGGCTGTTTATCAAATATAAGAATCAACCAACCGAGAACAAAGGCTCCCCCCAGCCCAGTCTGCTTGATTTTTAAACACCAaaacccaaacccatttttcttGCAAGAAAATCTACTACATTCTTCTGATGACAAAGACATAAAACGAAGTACAGAAATATCAAATATGGAAGCTGAAGTTTGACAACTGAGAAAGGAGGAGCAAGTTAGAGAGAGTAAGCATGTGCGGTCTGGCTTCACCTTCAATCCCCACTTCTACTTTCCCCTCTTTTCTACAATCTAAGATTCAAACCAAGCCTTGTATCAATCCATGTAACTCTCTTGTGCCTCCTCCTACTAAGCTATGTTCCTCAGATCTCTGTCTTACAATTTTTAGCTTTGGTGGCCCCAGACTGATTCACAGAAGTAGTGTTATCTCCAGAAGTAGCACTGGGCGAGGTGGTGCTCCTGGTTCAGGTCTAGTTCCTTTTCAGTTTCTTGGTGTTagttcccttttctttttatttggtgTTCAAATCCATCATTGCCAAGTGGCTTCTGGGATTCAAAAATCCTACTATTCTGGGTTTATTTTGTGTTTGCTTCGTGAACTTTGATTTTAATCGAGAATTTCTCTCTGTGTGTGTTTGTAGTGGAAATATACAGTAGAGGGTGTATTTATACAtgaataaatccctaattttttttttctatttacaaCGTGATAACATTAATGAGCTCATTAAGATAGTCGAAATGCTAGAAGAGCTCATCAAGATAGCATCATTAAGCTGGTTATAGTTGGAGTAATGAAGCAGGGATTTTATCTTGCTGGAAAATAAGTATTAACAAGACCTAATGGTATAAACATGGTTACAATTGTGTGCACCTGTGGGATTAAGGTTAAATTGAGTGTTTCTTGAGAAGAAGGAATGAACCCAACCCCATAAGACACTGTAGCTGTgtgtttctttttcttcctttctttgtGAAACTGAGTGGGATACTTCTTATTGCAGGTGATAATGAAAGCAGGAATGTGCTGGATGCTTTTTTCTTAGGGAAGGCTGTAGCCGAAGCATTGAATGAAAGAATAGAGTCCACAATTGGGGAGTTTTTGAGTGTTGTTGGAAGGTTGCAGGCTGAGCAACAAAAGCAAGTGCAGGATTTCCAGGTAACCAGATTTTGTTCTTGAATCTAATCCTTGATAAATTCATGATTCATGTCGTGgccctttctttttttctttttttcttgtttttttttttttgggggggggggatgTTCACTTTGCTGGGTTTATTTCATAGCTCTTGGAATAGCTTATTTGCTAAAGCACAAACGCCACCAGTGGAGAGTTTTATGAATTTGAAATTTGGCTCTAATACAGTTCTGTTCTGCTTGGCCATTATGTGTGTTTCTGAATCAGAATGTTATGGTGCCCAAAGTGACTGGTTCTATCGCTTACAAACCAAACCTTACTGGgaaaataacaataatttgaAGGTATTTAAATGGGAGGAGTCAAAGGTTCTTTTCATGTTTTGACATCTGTTCTTGGAAGCCTTACGAAATTGCAGTCGTCATTTGTTTTAAATGCCTTCTTTTGATGCTGGTATTATTTTTGCTTCATTTACAATAGGAAGAGTTAATGAAAGAgaccccttttctttcttttgaggAAAATTATGGTGTTCAGGTTTTCAAATATAATGTATCAATGGCATTTCCAGTAACCCACCCTCTCCCTTAACCTCATCATGAACTGCATGGCCACAGTTTCTCACCAACTTGAATTCTAGCAAGTTGTATTATCTGAATTCCACTTCTAGTTAGTTATTGGAGGCTCAAGCTAGAATTCAACTTTACAACTACTACATCGTTTTTGAAACTGACCTTTGTCGGTTTACATAGTGATGAACCATTATTTTCTGAGTAAATGCAATAACAAATTGGGCATCAGGATCTTTTCTTTTTTAGTTGGAATTGAAATCGTTCATCTGCAAATTTGCTGCATTTTTCTCAttcattttgatgatttattaaaatatgacATCCCCTTTAATTCATGCACACAGGAAGAGATATTGGAAAGAGCAAAAAAAGCCAAAGAGCAAGCAGCACGCGAGGCATTGGAGGCACAGGGGCTGATTCCGAAATCTACTTCCCTAAGTACATCGATGGGCAGTGGTGGCACTGCAAACAATGGGGCTGCAGCTAAAGCTTCGCCCTCAACTGCCAATAACGGAGTTTCTACAACCCCATCCTCCTATAATCCCGCCAACCCTGCTGCTGCTAATACAGACCCTGGGCTGGATACTAAAAAGGAATAGTGCCAAAGTATCTCTATTTGTATTTCACACTTTTCATCTGATACAgtaccaaatatatataatatccagGGTGTTTAATCCCCCATGATCCTTTTTGTTTGAATCTATTTCTGCTCCCTTTATATTCAACAAAAAGAAATGAACTTTCAGGTTTATACGTTCAGGTTCTTAAAAAGTATGTAAGCATTCATTAAATAACGCTTTAACAAGTGACAGCATTGAAAGGAATTACATCGATTAAACAAAATTTCTCATCCTGCATGGATCCAACACCTTCAGTGTCTGCATAAATTTTCTATGTTTAGTTCTCATAACTCATCAACTTTCAACACCTGACATTGGAACTCCTCCACTAGTTTTTGCTCTTTTCCCTAACATAATCCACACCAAAGTCATAATCATTATCACCATCATCATCCATAGCATCATCCCCTGGGGTTAATTTATTTTTGGCTTTTTTCCTTCTCTTATTCTCAGCTCTTTTCATCTTTGTGTTCAGCATGCCTTCTACCGCAAACAGCTTCTCATTTTGCCTGCTCGAGGCAGATTTTGACTTTGCCTTTTCAGCATCTTCTTCTTCGGAAGCCATGTGCTCATCATTAACACCATTATCAGAGGTATCTTCTTGCTTTTCATCACCTTCAATTGATTGCAAGGGTTGGGCATTATCCTGTGGTGCGCAAATAGCCAACAGATTTATATAACACCATTAGTTCAAGCTGTTCCATCTATTAACACGCAAAACTAAGATTAAACCACAAAAGAGTCCTAAAAGAGCAATTACAAACCTCTAGCATAGCCTCATCAAACTTGAGAGGGTGGCTAGCAGGAACTTCAACAGAATGGAAATCATCGGTTGACTTGAGACTTCCGATGAATGAAGATTCAGTGTTATAAACCTCATCAACATTGAATTCTTTCCCAAGTTCAGTAACAATCCTCGCCTCGGAAGGGTCTTCTTGATTTCTAACAGGAGGCATGCTGTAATATGGAATTTTACCTGAAGAATACCAAATAAATTAGAGAAGTAAACAATTAATTTTATCCATTTTCGGGTTTTCTAAGTTAAGACAGGTAAAACAGCCCGCCAGAAAATGTATTGACACACAGACCTTCATTCCAGTCATGCAAAATGATCCTTGCAGCAGCTTCAACATCCACTATACCACCTTTTTTAAGCTTACCCCTTACAGTTGCAACATTCTGAAGGAATTCATCAACTGATTGAAAGCCAGGGATCTTGTATATTGTTACCAAGAGTCTTTCAGGACAAAGCTTGAGAATATCTTTCACTGCATTGTTGACATAGGAGAATTACAAATTAGTATTGCTACCTCATTTCTGTCAAGATATTACCAATAGTGGGATACTTAAATGATCTCCTATTCACAGATTCCAGCCCAGACAAGCAATGCACTTCAATTTCCATTATCATGCCGCAGCATATTTCACTAATCAATCTTAATTATGTAGAAGGATTTGATGTCAGTGTAATTCCACAACTTGTTTACATTCTCATCTTAACTTGGGACCTAAGTCTCATATTTATTTCTCCTATATTCCCTCTAGCATATTTCTGACAAAGTTAGCACACCCACAtcataatcaattttattcatcttctatgACATGAATGGCATTAGAAAAGATATAGTAATTTCAAAACCTTTCCTATTAAGATATACATTGCAGAAAGTCTAGCTTGTAGTTCTTTCAATAATTCACACCAAAATTATCCAATTTCCAACTAAGCTCATATCAAAAAATTATGCCTTAATGCATATAGTTGCAGTCAGCTATGTGAAACACAAATTTCACTGGTTGAAATACCTGGGCCAACTGGATCATCCAGCTTCTCAATTCTTTTGCAGTTTCGAAGAGCTATTGATGCATCGTTCCCTTCAGATCGAAGCATAACAACACCAGGACAATCCAATAATTTTACATTCTTGTCCAATTGAACCTCTTGCATTGATCTTGTCAACCCTGGAGTAGCACCAACATTGACAACGTGGCATCTTTTCAGGCTGTTAACTAGGCTACTCTTTCCAACATTAGGCAGGCCAATAACACCCACAGTTATGGACTTCTTTATCTGCAAAAATAAGTTACACAACGGCATCGATATTTGTTTTACAACAAGGGATTCAAAGTCATGAATTTGAACAGGCAGATAACAAGAAGAGCATCTAACATAAAGGATGGAATTACTGCTAAGAATCAACAATGAGAGAAAATTATATTGCAGCCTCAAAACAACAATTGAATGTACCTCATGACTTCTTGAGTAATTTTTCAGCAATTTAATGAGAGTTTCTGCTCCAAGACAATCACTAGTTTGCAGAAGATTGCTAGGCTTTGCTGCCTTTGAAGAAGATTTCCATCCCAAGTTTGATCTCTGTTCTTGAGTGCTGCACTTAAAGGCAACAGCTGGTAACTCTTCCCTAAGATATTTGAGCCACTTTTCAACAGCTTCTCGAGGAACAAGATCTGAAATGCAAGGTTTCATTGTAAAGATTcaaggaaaaattaaaagaaaaacgtAAGGAGAAAAAGTAATAGAAGCAACGCCCTAATATTTGCTAGAACATACAGATACAGTGACATTGCAAAATCCAACAATAC
The Gossypium hirsutum isolate 1008001.06 chromosome A07, Gossypium_hirsutum_v2.1, whole genome shotgun sequence genome window above contains:
- the LOC107955238 gene encoding uncharacterized protein, which translates into the protein MCGLASPSIPTSTFPSFLQSKIQTKPCINPCNSLVPPPTKLCSSDLCLTIFSFGGPRLIHRSSVISRSSTGRGGAPGSGDNESRNVLDAFFLGKAVAEALNERIESTIGEFLSVVGRLQAEQQKQVQDFQEEILERAKKAKEQAAREALEAQGLIPKSTSLSTSMGSGGTANNGAAAKASPSTANNGVSTTPSSYNPANPAAANTDPGLDTKKE
- the LOC107955237 gene encoding guanine nucleotide-binding protein-like NSN1 translates to MVKRSKKSKSKRVSLKQKYKVIRKVKEHHKKKAKEAKKLGLNRKRKVEKDPGIPSDWPFKEQELKALEARRARALEELEQKKAARKERAKKRKMGLLADDDKEPIEEGKGINDSIGTTKPRDNSDRAFYKELVKVIEASDVILEVLDARDPLGTRCIDMEKMVMKSGPDKHLVLLLNKIDLVPREAVEKWLKYLREELPAVAFKCSTQEQRSNLGWKSSSKAAKPSNLLQTSDCLGAETLIKLLKNYSRSHEIKKSITVGVIGLPNVGKSSLVNSLKRCHVVNVGATPGLTRSMQEVQLDKNVKLLDCPGVVMLRSEGNDASIALRNCKRIEKLDDPVGPVKDILKLCPERLLVTIYKIPGFQSVDEFLQNVATVRGKLKKGGIVDVEAAARIILHDWNEGKIPYYSMPPVRNQEDPSEARIVTELGKEFNVDEVYNTESSFIGSLKSTDDFHSVEVPASHPLKFDEAMLEDNAQPLQSIEGDEKQEDTSDNGVNDEHMASEEEDAEKAKSKSASSRQNEKLFAVEGMLNTKMKRAENKRRKKAKNKLTPGDDAMDDDGDNDYDFGVDYVREKSKN